One genomic window of Pseudoxanthomonas sp. includes the following:
- a CDS encoding PA4780 family RIO1-like protein kinase, with product MKTPNGLQALIDDGVIDEVLRPLKSGKEAAVYVVRSGDEVRCAKVYKDMAQRSFQQRVQYQEGRKVRGSREARAMGKATKYGRKQAEVAWKNTEVDALYQLRDAGVRVPEPFGYYHGVLVMELVTDAEGFSAPRLGEVELEAGQAREFHAVLVRQVVRMLCCGLIHGDLSEYNVLVGPDGPVVIDFPQVVSAGGNNSARRMLLRDVNNLTASLGRWAPELLDTWYGEEMWALFEAGDLLPDSPLTGQFTPDESSADLDSVRDAINEARFEALIRQQGREAAAEED from the coding sequence ATGAAGACCCCCAATGGACTGCAGGCGCTGATCGACGATGGCGTCATCGATGAAGTGTTGAGGCCTTTGAAGAGCGGCAAGGAAGCGGCCGTCTACGTGGTGCGCAGCGGGGACGAAGTACGTTGCGCGAAGGTCTACAAGGACATGGCCCAACGCAGCTTCCAGCAGCGCGTGCAGTACCAGGAAGGCCGCAAGGTCCGCGGCAGCCGCGAGGCCCGCGCCATGGGCAAGGCCACCAAATACGGCCGCAAGCAGGCCGAGGTGGCCTGGAAGAACACCGAGGTCGACGCGCTCTACCAGCTGCGCGATGCCGGCGTGCGCGTGCCCGAGCCGTTCGGCTATTACCACGGCGTGCTGGTGATGGAATTGGTCACCGATGCCGAAGGCTTTTCCGCGCCGCGCCTGGGCGAGGTCGAACTGGAAGCCGGGCAGGCGCGCGAATTCCACGCTGTGCTGGTCCGCCAGGTCGTGCGCATGCTGTGCTGCGGCCTGATCCACGGCGACCTGTCCGAGTACAACGTGCTGGTCGGCCCGGATGGCCCGGTGGTGATCGACTTCCCGCAGGTGGTCAGCGCTGGTGGCAACAATTCCGCCCGCCGGATGCTGCTGCGCGACGTCAACAACCTCACCGCCAGCCTGGGCCGCTGGGCGCCAGAGCTGCTGGACACCTGGTATGGCGAGGAGATGTGGGCGCTGTTCGAAGCTGGCGACCTGCTGCCGGACAGTCCGCTGACCGGTCAGTTCACCCCAGACGAATCCAGCGCCGACCTGGACAGCGTGCGCGATGCGATCAACGAAGCCCGCTTCGAAGCGCTGATCCGCCAGCAGGGTCGCGAAGCGGCGGCCGAGGAAGACTGA
- a CDS encoding M1 family metallopeptidase, giving the protein MRHARSALATLALGTFALAPYARAEQLELSAMTRETGLPRAPEQLAVVFEHADLGFKVIPAEQRIEGDATLTFKTLKPLRAVVLDLDREYQVSRVEADGVALSAKAWSNPEGRMRISLPKAVAAQQQVKIRVVYAGKPHVATRAPWDGGFVWLTAPTGEPWAASAIQGEGCDLLWPCIDHPQGEPLLVDEHITVPSPLVAPGNGVFVDMQERDGWRTYHWRAKNPDTYAVAINVGPYEELSGTYKSRFGNTIPLAYWHLKGKEAQARDLFDELPKMLDFFEREIGPYPFGDEKVGIVETPYLGMEHQTINAYGNDYKKDKYGYDWLMQHEFSHEWFGNQLTNTDWDDMWLHEGFGSYMQPMYLQYLRGEMDYHAALLDQRAALTNKYPIVSGRPQTEESVYNREHGPGLDIYYKGSLMLHMLRGLIGDEAFLKSIRLAVYGTDTPLPGHFQPRYVSTKDYIAIIKDVTGKDYGWFFDVYLYRAALPELLAERDATGLALRWKTPDAIAFPVPVEVRIGGNDGKTVTVPMADGRGHVDLPAGELYTLDPQSKLLREEPRFAAAQKDAAERKAVADKKAADAKK; this is encoded by the coding sequence ATGCGCCATGCCCGTTCCGCCCTTGCCACCCTTGCCCTGGGCACGTTCGCCCTGGCGCCATACGCCCGGGCCGAACAGCTCGAACTGAGTGCGATGACCCGGGAAACCGGATTGCCGCGCGCGCCGGAGCAGCTGGCGGTGGTGTTCGAACATGCGGATCTGGGCTTCAAGGTGATCCCGGCCGAACAGCGCATCGAAGGTGACGCCACCTTGACCTTCAAGACCCTCAAGCCGCTGCGCGCGGTGGTGCTGGACCTTGATCGCGAGTACCAGGTCAGCCGGGTCGAGGCCGATGGCGTCGCGCTGTCCGCCAAGGCCTGGAGCAATCCGGAAGGCCGCATGCGCATCAGCCTGCCCAAGGCGGTGGCCGCGCAGCAGCAGGTCAAGATCCGGGTGGTCTATGCCGGCAAGCCGCATGTGGCCACGCGCGCGCCGTGGGATGGCGGTTTCGTCTGGTTGACCGCGCCGACCGGCGAGCCGTGGGCGGCCTCGGCGATCCAGGGCGAAGGCTGCGACCTGCTGTGGCCGTGCATCGACCATCCGCAGGGCGAGCCGCTGCTGGTGGACGAACACATCACCGTGCCGTCGCCGCTGGTGGCGCCGGGCAATGGCGTGTTCGTGGACATGCAGGAGCGTGATGGCTGGCGCACCTACCACTGGCGCGCGAAGAACCCGGATACCTACGCGGTGGCCATCAACGTGGGCCCGTATGAAGAGCTGAGTGGCACGTACAAGAGTCGCTTCGGCAATACGATTCCGCTGGCGTACTGGCATCTGAAGGGCAAGGAGGCGCAGGCCAGGGATCTGTTCGACGAGTTGCCCAAGATGCTGGATTTCTTCGAGCGCGAGATCGGGCCGTATCCGTTCGGTGACGAGAAGGTGGGCATCGTCGAAACACCGTACCTGGGCATGGAGCACCAGACCATCAATGCCTATGGCAATGACTACAAGAAGGACAAGTACGGCTACGACTGGTTGATGCAGCACGAGTTCTCGCACGAATGGTTCGGCAACCAGCTGACCAACACGGACTGGGACGACATGTGGCTGCACGAGGGCTTCGGCAGCTACATGCAGCCGATGTACCTGCAATACCTGCGTGGCGAGATGGACTACCACGCCGCACTGCTGGACCAGCGCGCGGCGCTGACCAACAAATATCCCATCGTCAGTGGCAGACCGCAGACCGAGGAATCGGTCTACAACCGCGAGCATGGCCCGGGCCTGGACATCTACTACAAGGGCTCGCTGATGCTGCATATGCTGCGTGGCCTGATCGGCGACGAGGCGTTCCTCAAGAGCATCCGCCTGGCGGTCTACGGCACTGACACGCCGCTGCCGGGCCATTTCCAACCGCGTTACGTATCGACCAAGGACTACATCGCCATCATCAAGGACGTGACCGGCAAGGATTACGGCTGGTTCTTCGATGTGTACCTGTATCGCGCCGCGCTGCCGGAGCTGCTGGCCGAGCGCGATGCCACCGGCCTGGCGCTGCGCTGGAAGACGCCGGACGCGATCGCCTTCCCGGTGCCGGTGGAGGTGCGCATCGGCGGCAATGACGGCAAGACGGTCACCGTGCCGATGGCCGATGGTCGTGGCCATGTCGACCTGCCGGCCGGCGAGCTGTACACGCTGGACCCGCAGTCCAAGCTGCTGCGCGAAGAGCCACGCTTTGCTGCTGCGCAGAAGGACGCCGCGGAACGCAAGGCCGTGGCAGACAAGAAGGCGGCCGATGCAAAGAAGTAA
- a CDS encoding DUF2789 domain-containing protein codes for MDQTVHPFSELFAQLGLASDEASIRAFIIEHAPLPDAMRLEEAPFWSDAQAQLLREERIDDADWAEVVDQLNLALHATPGS; via the coding sequence ATGGACCAGACCGTCCACCCGTTTTCCGAACTGTTCGCACAACTGGGGCTTGCCTCCGATGAAGCCAGCATCCGCGCCTTCATCATCGAACACGCCCCGTTGCCCGACGCGATGCGCCTGGAAGAAGCGCCGTTCTGGTCCGATGCCCAGGCACAGCTCCTGCGCGAAGAACGGATCGACGATGCCGACTGGGCCGAGGTCGTGGATCAGCTGAACCTGGCGCTGCACGCCACGCCCGGCAGCTGA
- a CDS encoding cupin-like domain-containing protein has product MPAAIEERQAPGALDLPTIAAQGKPLVLRGLCADWPLVQAARQSDSAFAKALAAHDNGTPVDTLLMPPEAGGRVGYNAAMDGFNYQHFKVSVTDVLMRLAQYSRTLEPTPGVALQSAAIAACLPALLETHAIPGLPPAVPPRLWLGNQVTTPTHFDAFHNIAVVACGQRRFTLFPPEQVGNLYIGPLDFAPTGAAISLAPLDGSDDPRFPRLQQALEHGLEAVLEPGDALYLPPLWWHHVSSLGPLNALVNYWWQPRMADGRPPSPGIAALLHARLAFAGLPAAERAAWHALMAHYVFADEDPAAHLPAERRGVLGALDADAIAALKRRIAQSL; this is encoded by the coding sequence ATGCCCGCTGCCATCGAAGAACGCCAGGCCCCAGGCGCGCTCGACCTACCTACCATCGCAGCGCAGGGCAAGCCGCTGGTGCTGCGCGGCCTGTGCGCGGACTGGCCGCTGGTGCAGGCCGCGCGCCAATCGGATTCAGCCTTCGCCAAGGCACTTGCCGCCCACGACAACGGCACGCCGGTCGACACCTTGTTGATGCCACCAGAAGCCGGCGGACGCGTGGGCTACAACGCCGCGATGGACGGCTTCAACTACCAGCACTTCAAGGTGTCGGTCACCGACGTGCTCATGCGCCTGGCGCAGTACAGCCGCACCCTGGAACCGACGCCAGGCGTGGCGCTGCAGAGCGCAGCCATCGCCGCCTGCCTGCCCGCCTTGCTGGAAACGCATGCGATCCCCGGCCTGCCGCCCGCCGTGCCGCCGCGCCTGTGGCTGGGCAACCAGGTCACCACGCCGACCCATTTCGATGCCTTCCACAACATCGCCGTGGTGGCCTGCGGACAACGCCGGTTCACGCTGTTCCCGCCCGAGCAGGTCGGCAATCTCTATATCGGCCCGCTGGACTTCGCACCCACCGGCGCTGCGATCAGCCTCGCGCCGCTGGATGGGTCCGACGACCCGCGATTCCCGCGCCTGCAGCAGGCGCTGGAACACGGATTGGAAGCAGTCCTGGAACCCGGCGATGCGCTCTACCTGCCGCCGCTGTGGTGGCACCACGTCAGCTCGCTCGGCCCGCTCAACGCCCTGGTCAATTACTGGTGGCAACCACGGATGGCCGATGGCCGGCCGCCTTCACCCGGCATCGCCGCACTGCTGCACGCGCGCCTGGCCTTTGCAGGCCTGCCGGCAGCGGAGCGCGCCGCCTGGCACGCCCTGATGGCGCACTATGTCTTCGCCGATGAAGACCCCGCCGCGCACCTGCCCGCCGAACGTCGCGGCGTGCTCGGCGCCCTGGATGCCGACGCCATCGCCGCTCTCAAGCGCCGCATCGCGCAGTCGCTCTGA
- a CDS encoding DksA/TraR family C4-type zinc finger protein, giving the protein MATGWANEGAVQDQIDATVKDAIQRARSQLPTGPSLLNCEECDAPIPEARRKAVPGVHLCVACQSAHDQSQAGGASGINRRGSKDSQLR; this is encoded by the coding sequence ATGGCGACCGGATGGGCCAACGAGGGCGCAGTGCAGGACCAGATCGATGCGACGGTGAAGGACGCGATCCAGCGCGCCCGCAGTCAGTTGCCGACCGGCCCGAGCCTGCTCAATTGCGAAGAATGCGATGCACCGATCCCCGAAGCGCGGCGCAAGGCCGTGCCTGGCGTGCATTTGTGCGTGGCCTGCCAGAGCGCGCATGACCAAAGCCAGGCTGGCGGAGCATCGGGCATCAATCGGCGTGGCAGCAAGGACAGCCAGCTGCGTTGA
- a CDS encoding mechanosensitive ion channel family protein: MKEHLPLWMHDWLGVIVPGAQILLVLLATRLLQMLARRLIHRGVERYDMPPELAMGLRRAVNTLLLVAATLVVLQQLGVSAGVLWGAFTGFATVGAVAFFAAWSVLSNIFCTFLIFITRPFRLYEMIELLENGEKPGLKGKVMDINLLYTTLQEPESGEGGQATSIQVPNSWFFQRGIRRWRGAHTLNH; the protein is encoded by the coding sequence ATGAAAGAACACCTCCCCCTGTGGATGCATGACTGGCTGGGTGTCATCGTACCCGGCGCACAGATCCTGCTGGTCCTGCTGGCCACGCGCCTGCTGCAGATGTTGGCGCGACGCCTGATCCATCGCGGCGTCGAGCGTTACGACATGCCGCCGGAGCTGGCGATGGGCCTGCGTCGCGCGGTCAACACGCTGTTGCTGGTGGCCGCCACGCTGGTGGTGCTGCAGCAGCTTGGCGTGTCGGCGGGCGTGCTGTGGGGCGCCTTCACCGGCTTTGCGACCGTGGGCGCGGTGGCGTTCTTCGCCGCGTGGAGTGTGCTGTCGAACATCTTCTGCACCTTCCTGATCTTCATCACCCGGCCATTCCGCCTTTACGAAATGATCGAGCTGCTGGAGAACGGCGAGAAGCCGGGCCTCAAGGGCAAGGTGATGGACATCAACCTGCTCTACACCACGCTGCAGGAGCCGGAGTCGGGCGAAGGCGGCCAGGCCACCTCGATCCAGGTGCCGAATAGCTGGTTCTTCCAGCGTGGCATCCGTCGCTGGCGCGGGGCGCACACACTGAACCACTAA
- a CDS encoding DUF1993 domain-containing protein produces MSLSLHQIAIPTLLRGLRQLGHVLEIGARHAAEHGIDPATLVQARLAPDMLPLSAQIQRASDTAKGTGERLSGVPSPRLADTETTFDELQARLAATVSYLASLTPEQVDAGSEREITLKFGKLGTRFNGADYLLQFGLPNFHFHVATAYDILRNQGAPLGKLDYLGAIGTPISE; encoded by the coding sequence ATGTCCCTGTCCCTTCATCAAATCGCCATCCCCACCCTGCTTCGCGGCCTGCGTCAGCTGGGGCACGTGCTGGAGATCGGCGCACGCCACGCCGCCGAACACGGCATCGACCCGGCCACGCTGGTGCAGGCCCGACTGGCACCGGACATGCTGCCGTTGTCCGCACAGATCCAGCGTGCCAGCGACACTGCCAAGGGGACCGGCGAGCGGCTGTCCGGCGTGCCCTCGCCCAGGCTGGCCGACACTGAAACCACCTTCGACGAACTGCAGGCGCGCCTTGCCGCCACTGTGAGCTACCTAGCGTCTTTGACCCCGGAACAGGTCGATGCCGGCAGCGAACGTGAGATCACCCTGAAGTTCGGCAAGCTCGGGACCCGTTTCAACGGCGCCGACTACCTGCTGCAGTTCGGCCTGCCCAACTTCCATTTCCACGTGGCCACCGCCTACGACATCCTGCGTAACCAGGGCGCGCCGCTGGGCAAACTGGACTACCTCGGCGCCATTGGAACGCCGATCAGCGAGTAA
- a CDS encoding fumarate hydratase, translating to MSIKQEDLIQSVADALQYISYYHPVDYIKNLSAAYEREESPAAKDAIAQILINSRMCAEGHRPICQDTGIVTVFLEVGMSVRWDDATMGVEDMVNEGVRRAYAYPDNKLRASVLADPAGKRTNTKDNTPGVVNVKIVPGNTVDVIVAAKGGGSEAKSKFAMLNPSDSIVDWVLKTVPTMGAGWCPPGMLGIGIGGTAEKAMLLAKEALMEPIDIVDLQARGASNRAEELRLELYEKVNALGIGAQGLGGLTTVLDIKVKDFPTHAANLPIALIPNCAATRHAHFTLDGSGAVMLEPPSLEDWPKLTYNPQGARRVDLGTITPEEVVSFKPGEVLLLNGKLLTGRDAAHKRMVEMLNRGETLPVDLKGRFIYYVGPVDPVRDEVVGPAGPTTATRMDKFTDQILEQTGLLGMVGKAERGPAAIEAIKKHQSVYLMAVGGSAYLVSKAIKAARVLAFEDLGMEAIYEFEVKDMPVTVAVDSSGESVHKTGPRKWQAKIGKIPVVVEPA from the coding sequence GTGTCCATCAAGCAGGAAGACCTGATCCAGTCCGTCGCCGACGCGCTGCAGTACATCAGCTATTACCACCCGGTCGACTACATCAAGAACCTCTCCGCGGCCTATGAGCGCGAGGAGTCGCCGGCGGCCAAGGATGCCATCGCCCAGATCCTGATCAACTCGCGCATGTGCGCCGAAGGCCATCGTCCGATCTGCCAGGACACCGGCATCGTCACCGTGTTCCTGGAAGTGGGCATGAGCGTGCGCTGGGACGACGCCACCATGGGTGTCGAGGACATGGTCAACGAAGGCGTGCGCCGCGCCTACGCCTATCCGGACAACAAGCTGCGCGCCAGCGTGCTGGCCGACCCGGCCGGTAAGCGCACCAATACCAAGGACAACACGCCGGGCGTGGTCAACGTCAAGATCGTGCCGGGCAACACGGTCGATGTGATCGTGGCGGCCAAGGGCGGTGGTTCGGAAGCCAAATCCAAGTTCGCCATGCTCAACCCGTCCGATTCCATCGTCGACTGGGTGCTCAAGACCGTGCCGACCATGGGTGCGGGCTGGTGCCCGCCGGGCATGCTCGGCATCGGCATCGGCGGCACCGCCGAGAAGGCCATGCTGCTGGCCAAGGAAGCGCTGATGGAGCCGATCGACATCGTCGACCTGCAGGCCCGCGGCGCTTCCAATCGTGCCGAAGAGCTGCGCCTGGAGTTGTACGAAAAGGTCAACGCGCTGGGCATCGGTGCGCAGGGCCTGGGCGGCCTGACCACGGTGCTGGACATCAAGGTCAAGGATTTCCCGACCCACGCGGCCAACCTGCCGATCGCGCTGATCCCCAACTGCGCCGCCACGCGCCACGCGCACTTCACCCTGGATGGCAGTGGTGCGGTGATGCTGGAGCCGCCGTCGCTGGAAGACTGGCCCAAGCTGACCTACAACCCGCAGGGCGCGCGCCGTGTCGACCTGGGCACGATCACACCGGAAGAGGTCGTCAGCTTCAAGCCCGGCGAAGTGCTGCTGCTCAACGGCAAGCTGCTGACCGGCCGCGATGCCGCGCACAAGCGCATGGTCGAGATGCTCAACCGCGGCGAGACGCTGCCGGTGGATCTGAAAGGCCGCTTCATCTACTACGTCGGACCCGTCGATCCGGTGCGCGATGAGGTCGTCGGCCCGGCCGGCCCGACCACGGCCACGCGCATGGACAAGTTCACCGATCAAATCCTGGAACAGACCGGCCTGCTGGGCATGGTCGGCAAGGCCGAGCGCGGCCCGGCCGCGATCGAGGCGATCAAGAAGCACCAGTCGGTCTACCTGATGGCCGTCGGCGGTTCGGCGTACCTGGTGTCCAAGGCGATCAAGGCTGCCCGCGTGCTGGCGTTCGAAGACCTGGGCATGGAGGCGATCTACGAATTCGAGGTCAAGGACATGCCGGTGACCGTTGCGGTCGATTCGAGTGGTGAGTCCGTGCACAAGACCGGCCCGCGCAAGTGGCAGGCCAAGATCGGCAAGATCCCGGTGGTGGTCGAGCCGGCGTAA
- a CDS encoding glutathione S-transferase family protein: MTNALYYSPSTASLVVHWLLIELDVPHTLHALDFDKGEQKTAEYLKLNPQGRVPTLVLDGQVLTESAAIAMHLADLYPRANLAPAIGTQARAAYYRWMFFCAYTLMPAYRGWFYPDEPAGADNVDKVMASARATLEHAWQQVADHLQAQGPYLLGEQLSAADFVLTMLMRWSRNMPRPTDDWPVLKAYADRMKARPAFQEAYRREGITDWV; this comes from the coding sequence ATGACCAACGCGTTGTATTACTCGCCCAGCACCGCCTCCCTGGTAGTCCATTGGCTGCTGATCGAACTGGATGTGCCGCACACGCTGCACGCGCTGGACTTCGACAAGGGCGAACAGAAAACCGCCGAGTATCTCAAGCTCAATCCGCAGGGCAGGGTGCCGACGCTGGTCCTGGACGGGCAGGTGCTGACCGAGTCGGCTGCCATCGCCATGCATCTGGCGGACCTGTACCCGCGGGCCAATCTCGCCCCGGCCATCGGCACGCAGGCGCGCGCCGCGTACTACCGCTGGATGTTCTTCTGCGCCTACACGCTCATGCCGGCGTACCGCGGCTGGTTCTATCCGGACGAACCGGCCGGCGCCGACAACGTCGACAAGGTGATGGCATCCGCGCGCGCCACGCTGGAACACGCCTGGCAGCAGGTGGCCGATCACCTGCAGGCACAGGGGCCATACCTGCTGGGCGAACAGCTATCGGCTGCCGATTTCGTGTTGACCATGCTGATGCGCTGGTCGCGCAACATGCCGCGGCCCACGGATGACTGGCCGGTGCTCAAGGCCTACGCTGATCGCATGAAGGCACGCCCGGCCTTCCAGGAAGCCTATCGGCGCGAAGGGATCACTGACTGGGTGTAA
- the arsC gene encoding arsenate reductase (glutaredoxin) (This arsenate reductase requires both glutathione and glutaredoxin to convert arsenate to arsenite, after which the efflux transporter formed by ArsA and ArsB can extrude the arsenite from the cell, providing resistance.) produces the protein MQAVTIWHNARCSNSRGALELIRDAGFEPRVIDYINDPPDRATLVATLAATGMPLRDLMRAKEPSYTELGLDDPGISDAALIEAMLLRPALINLPIVITGRGTRLCRPPEQVLEILPA, from the coding sequence ATGCAGGCGGTGACGATCTGGCACAACGCACGCTGCAGCAACTCACGAGGCGCGCTGGAGCTGATCCGCGACGCGGGGTTTGAACCGCGGGTCATCGATTACATCAACGATCCGCCGGACCGCGCCACGCTGGTGGCAACGCTGGCAGCCACTGGCATGCCGCTGCGCGACCTGATGCGAGCCAAGGAGCCTTCCTACACCGAACTGGGCCTGGATGATCCCGGCATCAGCGATGCCGCGCTGATCGAGGCCATGTTGCTCAGGCCGGCGCTGATCAATCTCCCCATCGTCATTACCGGACGTGGCACCCGCTTGTGCCGCCCGCCGGAACAGGTGCTGGAAATCCTGCCGGCTTGA
- a CDS encoding phospholipase A: MRRSRPLPCLLSMLCAAALPGVAAAQSGKPTINPATVEACALIEIDAQRLSCYDTAIQRSAPTTQQADAAAARAKALAKEQRSLDAPPADAPLGERFKHSAGAMFADDDYDAVRANAGKGSLLDSRWELAADSKLGVFQMRAYKPVYLLPAFWTSKKNETPSSPNPDNTVTVAQDLQSLEAKFQLSFKTKFVENVFGDNGDIWGAYTQSSRWQVYNGETSRPFRETNYEPEVMLVFRTDYEIGGWHGRLAGLSLNHQSNGRGDPLSRSWNRVIGQVGFDRENWAFVVRPWYRIPDGNDDDNPDIENYMGRGDATLTYSHNGHEFSLMGRHSLRGGDESHGALQATWGFPIDRNLRGHIEVFHGYGESLIDYNHKATYVGLGISLLEWY; this comes from the coding sequence ATGCGCCGATCACGCCCCCTGCCCTGCCTGCTCTCGATGCTGTGTGCGGCGGCCCTGCCAGGCGTTGCCGCGGCACAGAGTGGCAAGCCCACCATCAACCCGGCCACGGTCGAAGCCTGCGCACTGATCGAGATCGATGCCCAGCGCCTGTCCTGCTATGACACCGCGATCCAGCGCAGCGCGCCGACCACGCAGCAGGCCGATGCCGCTGCCGCCCGCGCCAAGGCATTGGCCAAGGAGCAACGCAGCCTCGATGCGCCACCGGCGGATGCACCGCTCGGCGAGCGCTTCAAGCACAGCGCAGGCGCGATGTTTGCTGACGACGACTACGACGCGGTGCGTGCCAACGCAGGCAAGGGCTCGTTGTTGGACAGCCGCTGGGAGCTGGCCGCCGACTCCAAACTGGGCGTGTTCCAGATGCGCGCCTACAAGCCGGTCTACCTGCTGCCCGCGTTCTGGACCAGCAAGAAGAACGAGACGCCCTCCTCGCCCAACCCGGACAACACGGTCACCGTGGCGCAGGACCTGCAGAGCCTGGAAGCCAAGTTCCAGCTCAGCTTCAAGACCAAATTCGTGGAGAACGTGTTCGGCGACAACGGCGATATCTGGGGTGCCTATACCCAGAGCTCGCGCTGGCAGGTCTACAACGGCGAGACTTCCCGCCCGTTCCGCGAGACCAATTACGAACCCGAGGTCATGCTGGTGTTCCGCACCGACTATGAGATCGGCGGCTGGCACGGGCGCCTTGCCGGCCTGAGCCTCAACCACCAGTCCAATGGCCGCGGCGATCCGCTGTCGCGCAGCTGGAACCGGGTGATCGGACAGGTAGGCTTCGACCGCGAGAACTGGGCCTTCGTCGTGCGTCCCTGGTACCGCATCCCCGACGGCAACGACGACGACAATCCGGACATCGAGAACTACATGGGCCGTGGCGATGCCACGCTGACCTACAGCCACAACGGTCATGAGTTCTCGCTGATGGGCCGGCATTCGCTGCGTGGCGGCGATGAATCGCATGGCGCGCTGCAGGCGACCTGGGGCTTTCCGATCGATCGCAACCTGCGCGGCCACATCGAAGTCTTCCACGGCTATGGCGAAAGCCTGATCGATTACAACCACAAGGCCACCTACGTCGGCCTGGGCATCTCGCTGCTGGAGTGGTACTGA
- a CDS encoding DUF456 domain-containing protein has product MELQTILYVLAALMMVGGIAGVVLPVLPGLPLTFAGMLLAAWAGGFEQVGWVTLTVLAILTVLSVVVDFLSTAMGAQRVGASRKAIIGSVIGTFAGLLFLPIGIFVGPFAGALIGEMLHGRELHQAAKVGLATWIGLIAGMVLKVGLAFAMLALFFVMWFY; this is encoded by the coding sequence GTGGAATTACAGACGATCCTTTACGTCCTGGCAGCCCTGATGATGGTGGGTGGCATCGCTGGCGTGGTCCTGCCAGTACTTCCGGGCCTTCCATTGACCTTTGCCGGCATGCTGCTGGCCGCCTGGGCTGGCGGATTCGAGCAGGTCGGCTGGGTGACCCTGACCGTGCTCGCCATCCTGACCGTGCTGTCGGTGGTCGTGGATTTCCTGTCCACGGCGATGGGTGCCCAGCGCGTGGGGGCCAGTCGCAAGGCCATCATCGGGTCGGTCATCGGCACCTTCGCCGGGTTGCTGTTCCTGCCCATCGGCATTTTCGTCGGACCGTTTGCCGGTGCGCTGATCGGCGAGATGCTGCATGGCCGAGAGCTCCACCAGGCAGCCAAGGTCGGGCTGGCGACCTGGATTGGACTGATCGCCGGCATGGTGCTCAAAGTTGGACTGGCATTCGCGATGCTGGCGCTGTTTTTCGTGATGTGGTTCTACTGA
- a CDS encoding cold-shock protein yields MADRETGTVKWFNDAKGFGFISRENGEDVFVHFRAIQSQGFKSLKEGQKVTFTVVQGQKGLQADAVTPD; encoded by the coding sequence ATGGCAGATCGCGAAACCGGCACCGTGAAGTGGTTCAACGACGCAAAGGGCTTCGGCTTCATCAGCCGTGAGAACGGTGAGGATGTGTTCGTGCATTTCCGCGCCATCCAGAGCCAGGGCTTCAAAAGCCTCAAGGAAGGCCAGAAAGTGACCTTCACCGTGGTGCAGGGCCAGAAGGGCCTGCAGGCTGATGCGGTGACACCGGACTGA
- a CDS encoding glycine zipper 2TM domain-containing protein, whose amino-acid sequence MQFRNLAFMAAGALTLAGCATSSPDYGYGGSRSGSGYSQAPQSRYCADCGIVTRIDTITSNRAAPTGTGAVLGGIVGAVAGRQISKETGGSKGNKNVAAVAGAAGGALAGNAIQNRVTGDSYDVTVRMDDGRSIVVNQRDLAGVRENTYVRVVNGKVVIR is encoded by the coding sequence ATGCAATTTCGAAACCTCGCCTTCATGGCCGCTGGCGCACTGACGCTGGCAGGCTGCGCCACCAGTTCGCCGGATTACGGCTATGGCGGCAGCCGCAGTGGCAGCGGCTACTCCCAGGCGCCGCAGTCGCGCTACTGCGCCGACTGCGGCATCGTGACCCGGATCGATACGATCACCTCCAACCGCGCCGCGCCGACCGGCACCGGCGCGGTCCTTGGCGGCATCGTCGGCGCGGTGGCCGGCCGCCAGATTTCCAAGGAAACCGGCGGCAGCAAGGGCAACAAGAATGTCGCCGCCGTCGCCGGCGCCGCCGGCGGCGCCTTGGCTGGCAACGCCATCCAGAACCGCGTCACTGGCGACTCCTACGACGTGACCGTGCGCATGGACGATGGCCGCAGCATCGTGGTGAACCAGCGCGACCTGGCCGGCGTGCGCGAAAACACCTATGTGCGCGTGGTCAACGGCAAGGTCGTCATCCGCTGA